Proteins encoded together in one Nitrospirota bacterium window:
- the lgt gene encoding prolipoprotein diacylglyceryl transferase has translation MPYPSISPVFLELGPLQFRWYGLMYLIGLTGAYFLIMRRVSSKGLPLTKDQIYDMVVWAALGVFIGGRIGYTLFYNFSYYSQHPIKILAVWEGGMSFHGGLLGVIVALFWFSKRQGIPAYTVADLAAAATPIGLGFGRLGNFINGELYGRATDVDWCMVFPNGGPACRHPSQLYEAGLEGILLFTVLWIIAKTMPPPGTLFWGFIGGYGVCRMIVEFFREPDAHLGFVLGSFSMGQLLSFPMILVGVFMLVLGYQRRAPRLT, from the coding sequence ATCCCCTACCCCTCCATCAGTCCCGTCTTTCTTGAGCTGGGGCCGCTCCAATTTCGCTGGTACGGTCTGATGTATCTGATCGGACTGACGGGCGCCTATTTTTTGATTATGCGTCGAGTGAGTTCGAAGGGACTGCCCCTCACAAAAGATCAAATCTACGATATGGTCGTGTGGGCTGCGTTAGGGGTCTTCATCGGAGGGCGGATCGGCTATACGCTTTTCTATAACTTTTCATACTACTCACAGCATCCGATCAAAATCCTCGCAGTCTGGGAGGGGGGGATGTCCTTCCACGGAGGCCTACTCGGCGTCATCGTCGCATTATTTTGGTTTAGTAAACGCCAGGGCATTCCTGCTTACACCGTCGCAGATTTAGCAGCAGCCGCCACCCCGATCGGGCTCGGGTTTGGGCGGCTCGGCAATTTCATCAATGGTGAATTGTACGGGCGAGCTACCGATGTCGACTGGTGCATGGTGTTTCCAAATGGAGGGCCTGCCTGCCGCCACCCCTCTCAACTCTACGAGGCAGGTCTTGAGGGAATCTTGTTATTTACCGTCTTATGGATCATCGCGAAGACGATGCCGCCTCCTGGCACCCTCTTCTGGGGATTCATCGGCGGTTATGGCGTCTGCCGGATGATCGTGGAGTTCTTTCGCGAGCCGGACGCACACCTCGGATTCGTCCTAGGATCTTTCTCAATGGGCCAGCTTCTCTCTTTCCCCATGATCCTGGTTGGAGTCTTCATGCTTGTCCTCGGTTATCAGCGCCGAGCGCCACGACTGACTTAG
- a CDS encoding metallopeptidase family protein, whose product MSRSPRPLSVSPEEFEAWIQEALAELPPPFASLAEEVSIVVEEEPSVEVLKDLELESEDDLLGLYQGIPIDETSFFQPGGELPARIAIYRGPILRLCRTKAEVILEVRDTVVHELGHHVGLDDEEMPY is encoded by the coding sequence ATGTCACGTTCCCCACGGCCATTGTCTGTTTCGCCGGAAGAATTCGAGGCCTGGATCCAGGAGGCGCTCGCTGAATTGCCGCCGCCATTTGCATCGCTCGCCGAAGAAGTCTCCATCGTGGTCGAGGAAGAGCCTTCTGTCGAAGTCCTGAAGGATCTTGAATTGGAATCAGAAGACGATCTACTGGGGCTGTATCAAGGGATCCCGATCGACGAGACCTCATTCTTCCAGCCCGGCGGTGAGCTTCCGGCCCGTATTGCCATCTATCGAGGGCCAATTTTGCGCCTCTGCCGGACTAAGGCCGAAGTGATTCTTGAGGTTCGCGACACGGTGGTCCATGAACTGGGACACCATGTCGGGCTCGATGACGAGGAGATGCCGTACTGA
- a CDS encoding tetratricopeptide repeat protein yields the protein MNARFVSVIAVWFLTACTSPLSKPLTVLQAPAGVSPVVATQLDKGNALFAEQKWAEAEQIYRQAIATEPTLAEAHYNLAATLHRAGKTAEAKKHYMEAASLAPGNKVIWDAPPLRARTFNDDLSKKSYLDPKPY from the coding sequence ATGAACGCCAGATTTGTCAGTGTCATTGCAGTATGGTTCCTCACAGCTTGCACAAGTCCGCTATCGAAGCCGCTCACAGTATTGCAGGCTCCTGCAGGAGTCTCTCCTGTCGTGGCAACGCAACTCGATAAGGGCAATGCGTTGTTCGCAGAGCAGAAGTGGGCCGAGGCTGAGCAGATCTATCGTCAAGCCATCGCCACCGAGCCGACATTGGCTGAAGCACATTATAATTTAGCGGCGACTCTTCATCGTGCAGGCAAGACCGCCGAAGCCAAGAAGCATTACATGGAAGCAGCGAGTCTGGCCCCAGGGAACAAGGTTATCTGGGATGCACCGCCCCTTCGTGCGCGTACCTTCAACGATGACCTCAGCAAGAAATCGTATCTAGATCCTAAGCCCTATTAG
- a CDS encoding UvrD-helicase domain-containing protein, with the protein MSESLTLTDSQDRLLAETTWDRNVVVVAGAGTGKTTILVNRILNLLLREPNPLAITEVVALTFTNKAATEMKQRLRAQLLRLTEQADDLSATFRTRYHLSAEQVAERAKTALEQMEKAQIGTLHSFAAHLLRLHPLESGVDPSFQEDDGSRFKELFYSSWDRWLDDELGSDGPQHARWRLVLAGASLDDLQQFTAALAGDFVDLDELERQCRSDSLDGAFRDWVVATHGRATTILAAQDRPKRRKAEQMLAAAVQLLALLLERGPLRLDDLAQDERAVLEKDLGKPPAGWDEGTFQETASIIGLAQQLLTVNQAYFQEVVTLVRPFLDQVRQGFHTSGWIAFDGLLARAKTLLRDHPAVRARIKQTYRAILVDEFQDTDPVQYEIILYLGERAGSHQTAWQDVDLEPGKLFIVGDPKQSIYAFRRADIEAFERVVEKIRAGGGGVYSLVTNFRSDGAVLDVVNNVFDRLFHATEHVQPANERLAARPLRKPEVSVSGAQLRLVTPGEDEEEFDVQTATRAEAEALARWLKVELLVGTTVTDRDRREGPLQPGHIALIFRKLTQAQVYLDALRRYDIAYITDGEKHFYRRQEIIDVVNLLRVIDNPHDTIALVGVLRSPLGGMADGDLLALQQVEGLDYQQRERLSGWNHPQAKMVTQLYERLAELHQLAPVRPVPDAIDLIFERLPVLELAAASLHGEQAVANLRKTRDMAEALADRPHLTLTGFVDLMMTRVDEQPDEAESALAEESLDAVRVLTIHKAKGLEFPVVILPGLHQGSKNLRKGPSIHHDWSSRCYSLQMGGQSNLGALLVDMKMAAREEAEQRRLLYVGMTRARDLLVLSGGQTSKPGHDTVLSLLGEALSGEPTSSMDGQICIGTSRLTRVITQATVAARRHKPEPRLAVAPAPALGPILIRRQARQVEWEQRRMTPRRLTPSGLVGSKPETQLPRTVSTRDADLARLIGVCAHAVLEQWDFTRPRFDIGVVIEQACRRYVAQDHPQLMAAVMEDLTDLFENFRSAEPYARLQRATVLGREVPFVMPVGEDQMMEGVIDVIYRLDDRIWIADYKTDDVAAADAQTRADRYRSQADRYSRAVASALGLSSLSFQFIFLRPGIAVNV; encoded by the coding sequence ATGAGTGAGTCGTTGACATTGACGGACTCCCAGGATCGGCTCCTGGCAGAGACCACGTGGGATCGTAATGTCGTGGTGGTGGCAGGAGCCGGAACCGGCAAGACCACGATCCTCGTTAATCGCATCCTCAACTTGCTGCTGAGAGAGCCGAACCCCTTGGCCATCACGGAGGTTGTCGCCCTCACCTTTACTAATAAAGCCGCCACTGAAATGAAGCAGCGGCTCCGTGCGCAGCTCCTTCGCCTGACTGAGCAGGCCGATGATCTGAGCGCCACCTTCCGGACCCGTTATCATCTCTCGGCTGAACAAGTGGCCGAGCGGGCCAAGACGGCGCTTGAGCAGATGGAGAAGGCGCAGATCGGCACCTTGCATAGTTTCGCCGCGCACCTCCTGCGGCTCCATCCGCTAGAGTCTGGAGTAGACCCATCATTTCAAGAGGATGACGGGTCTCGCTTCAAGGAACTGTTTTACTCAAGTTGGGATCGTTGGCTGGACGATGAGCTCGGATCAGACGGACCACAGCATGCCCGCTGGCGGCTGGTCCTTGCCGGGGCCTCCCTCGACGATCTCCAGCAGTTTACGGCCGCTCTCGCCGGGGACTTTGTCGATCTGGATGAGCTGGAACGTCAATGTCGATCCGACTCTCTGGATGGCGCCTTTCGTGATTGGGTTGTGGCAACCCATGGTCGTGCGACCACGATTCTTGCTGCACAGGATCGACCTAAACGGCGTAAGGCGGAACAGATGCTCGCGGCAGCGGTGCAGTTGCTGGCACTCTTGCTTGAGAGAGGGCCGTTAAGGCTCGATGACTTGGCTCAGGATGAACGGGCTGTTCTGGAGAAAGATCTGGGGAAGCCGCCTGCCGGATGGGATGAAGGTACGTTCCAGGAGACGGCATCGATTATCGGACTCGCTCAACAACTTCTGACGGTGAACCAGGCCTACTTTCAAGAGGTGGTCACGCTCGTCCGGCCATTTCTGGATCAGGTCCGCCAGGGGTTTCACACCTCCGGGTGGATCGCATTTGACGGGTTGCTGGCTCGAGCCAAAACCCTCCTGCGCGACCATCCGGCTGTCCGCGCCAGGATCAAGCAGACCTATCGTGCGATTCTGGTCGATGAGTTTCAGGACACGGATCCGGTCCAGTACGAGATCATCCTCTACCTCGGTGAACGGGCTGGCAGCCATCAGACTGCGTGGCAAGACGTCGACTTGGAACCGGGGAAATTATTTATCGTGGGGGATCCCAAACAATCGATCTATGCCTTTCGCCGGGCCGATATCGAAGCCTTCGAACGGGTCGTGGAGAAAATTCGAGCGGGCGGGGGAGGCGTCTATTCCCTGGTCACGAACTTTCGCAGTGACGGGGCTGTGCTCGATGTGGTGAACAATGTCTTCGACCGGCTCTTTCACGCGACGGAACATGTTCAACCGGCCAATGAACGGCTGGCCGCAAGGCCTCTACGAAAGCCGGAAGTCTCAGTCTCGGGGGCGCAACTTCGACTGGTCACGCCGGGAGAGGACGAAGAGGAATTCGATGTGCAGACCGCAACCAGGGCGGAGGCGGAAGCGCTGGCGCGTTGGCTGAAGGTGGAGCTTCTCGTCGGTACGACCGTCACAGATCGCGACCGCCGCGAAGGCCCGCTCCAACCGGGCCACATTGCCCTGATCTTCAGAAAGTTGACCCAGGCACAGGTCTATCTCGATGCCCTTCGTCGTTATGACATTGCCTATATCACCGACGGGGAAAAACATTTCTATCGGCGGCAGGAAATTATCGATGTGGTCAACCTCCTCCGGGTCATCGACAACCCGCACGATACGATAGCGTTAGTCGGGGTCTTACGCTCACCCCTGGGCGGTATGGCGGACGGGGACCTACTGGCTCTCCAACAGGTAGAGGGGTTGGACTATCAGCAACGAGAACGGCTGTCGGGCTGGAACCATCCCCAGGCGAAGATGGTGACGCAGCTCTACGAGCGATTGGCCGAGCTGCATCAGCTCGCGCCTGTGAGGCCTGTGCCTGACGCCATTGATTTGATCTTCGAACGATTGCCGGTTCTCGAGTTGGCCGCGGCATCGCTCCACGGTGAGCAAGCCGTAGCCAATTTACGAAAGACCAGAGATATGGCCGAAGCATTGGCCGACCGTCCCCATCTGACGTTGACCGGGTTCGTCGACTTAATGATGACCAGGGTGGATGAACAGCCCGATGAGGCAGAGAGCGCGTTGGCCGAGGAATCACTCGACGCCGTTCGAGTGTTGACCATCCATAAGGCCAAAGGATTGGAATTTCCTGTGGTCATTCTTCCCGGCCTGCACCAGGGTTCCAAGAATCTCCGCAAGGGACCGTCCATCCATCATGATTGGTCGAGTCGCTGTTATAGCCTGCAGATGGGAGGCCAGTCGAACCTCGGAGCCCTGCTGGTGGACATGAAGATGGCGGCGCGGGAAGAGGCAGAGCAGAGACGACTGCTCTATGTCGGGATGACCAGGGCGCGGGATCTGCTGGTGTTATCAGGTGGACAGACCAGCAAGCCGGGACATGACACGGTCCTTTCTCTGCTCGGTGAGGCACTATCGGGTGAGCCGACGTCATCGATGGATGGGCAGATTTGCATCGGAACAAGCCGCCTCACGCGTGTCATCACGCAGGCCACGGTGGCCGCGAGACGTCATAAGCCGGAGCCGCGATTGGCGGTCGCTCCTGCTCCTGCCCTTGGCCCGATTCTGATTCGTCGCCAGGCGCGGCAGGTCGAGTGGGAGCAGCGCCGAATGACGCCGCGACGACTGACTCCGTCTGGTCTGGTAGGTAGCAAGCCCGAGACCCAGTTGCCTCGGACGGTCTCTACGCGTGATGCTGATCTGGCCCGCTTGATCGGAGTCTGTGCTCATGCGGTGCTCGAACAGTGGGATTTTACGAGGCCTCGTTTCGACATCGGTGTGGTGATTGAACAGGCCTGTCGTCGTTATGTCGCACAGGATCATCCTCAATTGATGGCTGCCGTGATGGAGGATCTCACCGATCTTTTTGAAAACTTTCGTTCAGCAGAGCCCTACGCAAGGCTGCAACGTGCGACGGTGCTGGGACGAGAAGTCCCTTTCGTCATGCCTGTGGGAGAGGATCAGATGATGGAAGGGGTGATAGACGTGATTTACCGGCTTGACGACCGGATCTGGATTGCCGACTATAAGACGGACGATGTGGCAGCGGCTGATGCCCAGACCAGGGCCGATCGCTATCGGTCCCAAGCGGACAGATATTCGCGTGCCGTCGCGAGTGCGTTAGGTTTGTCGTCTCTTTCGTTTCAGTTTATTTTCTTACGGCCAGGTATCGCCGTGAATGTCTAG
- a CDS encoding PD-(D/E)XK nuclease family protein, translated as MLRIVTGPFHPALDRAFVEDIRSCKADHPFAPLAVIVPSAALVEQLKQSLTHHEPRAFLNIHFLTFHQLALRLRDDCAGAAEAGSASPLQLVDDFFFEQLVRQVIRRQLPGLEPLTRLPASPGTWKGLWATVRDLKDAVVEPATALNALSEGVFEEDDRTWLRALFTLHAATMEASRSLGIGSPDDLAATLGRDLSGSPFLRGMQRLFYYGFYDLSQVQLSFFESVIRAAPTTLYFPLQNSPAYFFARQFFERHLLPLANSHEDRSGKGDPTATLERVELSVTHVIGVEEELATVCREILTLVEVNGYRFDEIGVVARTLEPYQARLQSVFDHHLVPFTTTAGKPLSREPLIKTLLRLASLPLNDFDRSAMLDVVTSPFYRIPGSDSSTGDFRPDIWRSLVYTLGITKGAAEWRRLAESASSSILHDAAAARDEYDQTRGETGQAPQLTYLWELVSRLIQDCQALPAEGSIGTLTEAFFMLVQSHVPVPGLSDVSSRESPEPSDLTKIGSLIRSVLDRLRELDPLGGDLSWREWVELFQRVLDETRIPIDEERHQGVQVLDAMTARGRTVRALFVLGMNEKLFPRYVREDPFLRDRQRVVLESTLGYKIDEKLAGHEEEVLLFELLSRSATNRLYLSYQRADEAGRVMAPSGFIAMAMRDPRFVGKPEEAVPRRLTQRISEQPSIQDLLPAEELTLGCLLQGHDAGPVLEAMGRDQRLFEQGLATLKIIERESPELGPFDGIIGAQAATSPVAARRSFSPTALERYATCPFQYFADKVLRLEPVRRLQQDHLPPLTIGSLVHESLRLSYERLVLLKWPDGPLTEAMVRSTVHEAVLDRFAAHAASQGTGHALLWTLACEQVTELVSAAVASDQAEYLATGFRPVAFEAAAQGIVQLESDGPAVSLKIHGTLDRVDYRSEPLALRIVDYKFKQGNEISPVDRNLALSAVRGFRLQPPLYARMTLPSLPAAAEVQLLFLAPQWKQQISRSTFEAGLWTGHTGALIGQTLSTLIQGIANREFFILPDGYCDYCEFSGACRRHDAMAWWRSYRSPQARVLRKLRKQKVQDE; from the coding sequence ATGCTTCGCATCGTCACCGGACCTTTTCATCCAGCACTTGATCGTGCCTTCGTCGAGGATATCCGCTCCTGTAAGGCCGATCATCCATTTGCTCCGCTCGCCGTCATTGTCCCCTCGGCCGCTCTCGTCGAACAGCTGAAACAGTCCCTCACGCATCACGAGCCGAGAGCCTTCCTCAATATCCATTTCCTGACGTTCCACCAGCTTGCCCTCCGATTGCGTGATGATTGTGCGGGGGCGGCCGAGGCCGGTTCCGCTTCTCCCTTGCAACTGGTCGATGATTTCTTCTTCGAACAATTGGTGCGGCAGGTGATTCGGCGTCAGCTTCCCGGGCTCGAGCCGCTCACGCGATTGCCGGCTTCACCAGGAACGTGGAAAGGTCTGTGGGCGACAGTCCGCGACTTGAAAGATGCGGTGGTCGAGCCGGCGACTGCCTTGAACGCGCTCTCGGAAGGGGTATTCGAGGAAGACGATCGAACCTGGCTCCGTGCACTGTTCACCCTGCATGCCGCAACCATGGAGGCCAGCCGATCGCTCGGGATTGGTTCCCCCGATGACCTGGCGGCCACACTCGGACGGGATCTCTCCGGTTCTCCGTTCCTTCGTGGAATGCAACGCCTGTTCTACTACGGCTTCTACGACCTCTCGCAGGTCCAGCTCTCGTTTTTTGAATCGGTAATCCGTGCCGCCCCGACGACGCTGTACTTTCCGCTACAGAACTCCCCGGCCTATTTCTTTGCGCGCCAATTTTTCGAGCGTCATCTTCTTCCACTAGCGAATAGCCATGAGGATCGGAGCGGGAAAGGGGACCCCACCGCCACATTGGAACGGGTCGAACTCTCCGTCACACATGTGATCGGGGTCGAGGAGGAGTTAGCGACAGTCTGTCGTGAGATCCTGACCTTGGTCGAGGTGAACGGCTATCGTTTCGACGAGATCGGTGTGGTGGCCCGCACGCTGGAGCCTTACCAGGCCAGGCTGCAATCGGTGTTCGATCATCATCTGGTGCCATTCACGACAACGGCAGGGAAGCCGCTGTCGCGTGAACCATTGATCAAAACCCTCTTGCGCCTAGCCTCGCTCCCGCTGAATGATTTCGACCGTTCCGCCATGCTGGATGTGGTCACGTCGCCCTTCTACCGTATACCGGGATCCGATTCCTCGACAGGCGATTTTCGGCCAGATATCTGGCGTTCCCTCGTTTACACCTTGGGTATTACGAAAGGGGCGGCAGAGTGGAGACGGTTGGCGGAGTCGGCCAGTTCGTCGATTCTCCACGATGCAGCGGCAGCGCGTGACGAGTACGACCAGACAAGAGGCGAGACAGGCCAGGCTCCTCAGCTCACGTATTTGTGGGAGCTTGTGTCGCGATTGATTCAGGATTGCCAGGCGCTCCCGGCGGAAGGATCAATCGGCACATTGACCGAAGCCTTCTTCATGCTGGTGCAATCTCATGTGCCTGTGCCTGGCCTGTCAGACGTGTCGTCGCGTGAGTCACCCGAACCGTCCGATCTCACCAAGATTGGTTCGCTAATACGATCCGTGCTGGACCGGCTGCGTGAATTGGATCCGCTAGGAGGGGACCTCTCGTGGAGGGAGTGGGTTGAATTATTCCAACGGGTATTAGACGAAACCCGCATACCGATCGATGAGGAGCGGCACCAGGGAGTTCAGGTGCTGGATGCCATGACGGCTCGTGGCAGGACCGTCCGAGCGCTCTTTGTGCTTGGCATGAATGAAAAACTCTTTCCGCGATATGTCCGTGAAGACCCCTTTCTGCGTGACCGCCAACGCGTCGTGTTGGAATCGACATTGGGCTATAAGATCGATGAGAAGTTAGCCGGGCATGAGGAAGAAGTCCTGTTATTTGAACTCCTCAGCCGTTCGGCCACCAATCGACTGTATCTGTCGTACCAGCGAGCCGATGAAGCAGGGCGAGTCATGGCGCCGTCCGGCTTCATTGCCATGGCGATGCGCGATCCACGATTTGTCGGAAAGCCGGAAGAAGCGGTCCCTCGACGGCTGACTCAGCGGATCAGTGAGCAGCCCTCGATTCAAGACCTCTTACCGGCCGAGGAGTTGACCCTGGGTTGCCTCTTGCAGGGCCACGATGCAGGACCGGTACTTGAGGCCATGGGGCGGGACCAGCGTCTCTTTGAGCAGGGCCTCGCAACCCTGAAGATCATTGAGCGGGAATCCCCGGAGCTCGGTCCGTTCGACGGGATCATCGGAGCGCAGGCCGCAACGTCACCGGTTGCTGCGAGACGGAGTTTCTCGCCGACAGCGTTAGAACGCTATGCGACCTGCCCCTTCCAATATTTCGCGGATAAAGTTCTCAGGTTGGAGCCTGTGCGACGGCTTCAGCAGGACCATCTGCCTCCCTTAACGATCGGGAGCCTGGTTCATGAATCCCTTCGGCTGAGTTATGAGAGACTGGTGTTGCTCAAGTGGCCTGATGGACCGCTGACCGAGGCCATGGTGCGATCCACGGTGCATGAAGCCGTCCTCGATCGCTTTGCCGCCCATGCTGCAAGCCAGGGGACGGGGCACGCGTTACTCTGGACCTTGGCCTGTGAGCAGGTGACAGAGTTGGTGTCGGCCGCAGTCGCCTCCGATCAGGCAGAATATCTGGCAACCGGATTCCGTCCCGTTGCGTTTGAGGCGGCAGCTCAAGGAATCGTCCAGTTGGAATCCGATGGGCCAGCGGTTTCCCTGAAGATTCACGGGACCTTGGACCGTGTCGATTATCGGTCTGAGCCGCTGGCGCTTCGTATCGTGGACTATAAATTTAAGCAGGGAAATGAGATCAGCCCTGTGGATCGAAACCTCGCCCTGTCGGCGGTGCGCGGATTCCGGCTGCAACCACCGCTGTATGCTCGCATGACGCTGCCGTCGCTACCAGCCGCAGCCGAGGTGCAATTGCTCTTTCTGGCTCCGCAATGGAAGCAGCAGATTTCCCGCTCGACGTTTGAGGCCGGACTCTGGACCGGCCACACCGGTGCTCTGATCGGGCAGACCCTCTCCACATTGATCCAGGGTATCGCGAACAGAGAATTTTTTATTCTCCCCGATGGCTATTGCGACTACTGCGAGTTCTCCGGTGCCTGTCGACGCCATGATGCCATGGCCTGGTGGCGTTCCTATCGTTCACCACAGGCCCGAGTCTTACGCAAGTTGAGAAAGCAGAAAGTACAGGATGAGTGA
- a CDS encoding thioredoxin family protein translates to MPNIVLLVSPSCGACPSAKSLWKQLRVKYSFGYREVDITTEDGRSLADRHSVRAVPATIIDGRLTFVGVPSRESAEKALLLKMKPRD, encoded by the coding sequence ATGCCGAACATTGTGCTGTTAGTCTCGCCGAGCTGTGGGGCTTGCCCGTCGGCGAAGAGTCTCTGGAAGCAACTTCGAGTCAAATATAGTTTCGGCTATCGAGAGGTGGATATCACCACCGAGGATGGACGGAGCCTGGCCGATCGGCATTCGGTGAGGGCTGTGCCAGCTACGATTATCGATGGGCGATTGACGTTTGTCGGGGTGCCCAGTCGCGAGAGTGCCGAGAAGGCCTTGCTGCTTAAAATGAAACCGCGCGACTAA
- a CDS encoding DNA topoisomerase IV subunit A produces the protein MAKTKLTRNGAVEKKLIGLADLVIAAAQQAKDPTMTIPIRALSNVTFNERKGLLEMGKKKQARSFFNVGMAKKFMQTILVADALSELQRAELTTSLREIYYRTKHTIQDSNENTFDTQDESDPIIEDLEVSLAALREELHVRAENGGSVVGPLVLGDDGDRVDCAKLGKGGYSVPSIVEPEYVEIRRCTADFVLLVEKGTQWNRLSEDKFWRRYNCVLLTGNGQPPRGVRRLARRLHEEYRLPVYVLVDNDPWGYYIYSVVKQGSINLAFESERMAIPKAKFIGLSSADPERYELPRNVGIKLNDKDIARAKELLNYQWFQKPAWQEEIKRMLASGLKYELDALANKDFQYLTKKYLPRKLKEKDWLD, from the coding sequence ATGGCGAAAACGAAATTGACAAGGAATGGGGCGGTTGAAAAGAAATTGATCGGCCTGGCCGATCTGGTGATCGCCGCCGCGCAGCAGGCCAAAGATCCGACGATGACGATCCCGATTCGCGCTCTCTCGAACGTGACGTTTAACGAGCGCAAAGGCCTGCTCGAGATGGGAAAGAAGAAACAGGCGCGTTCGTTCTTCAACGTGGGTATGGCCAAAAAATTCATGCAGACCATACTTGTGGCGGACGCCCTCTCCGAACTCCAGCGCGCGGAACTGACGACCTCGCTCAGAGAGATCTATTACCGGACCAAACATACCATTCAGGACTCGAACGAGAATACGTTCGATACCCAGGACGAATCGGACCCGATCATCGAGGATTTGGAAGTGTCGCTCGCGGCGCTTCGTGAAGAGTTGCATGTCCGTGCGGAGAACGGTGGAAGTGTCGTCGGCCCGCTTGTGCTTGGGGACGACGGCGATCGCGTCGATTGCGCCAAGCTGGGGAAAGGCGGCTACTCGGTCCCGTCGATTGTCGAGCCGGAGTATGTGGAGATCCGTCGTTGCACGGCGGATTTTGTGCTGTTGGTTGAAAAGGGCACGCAGTGGAACCGTCTTTCTGAAGACAAGTTCTGGCGGCGGTATAACTGTGTGCTGCTGACAGGAAATGGGCAACCCCCACGCGGGGTGCGCCGCTTGGCGCGGCGGCTGCACGAAGAATATCGGCTCCCGGTGTACGTCTTGGTCGACAACGATCCCTGGGGGTACTATATCTATTCCGTCGTCAAGCAGGGCTCGATCAATCTGGCCTTCGAGAGTGAACGCATGGCGATACCCAAAGCCAAATTCATCGGTCTTTCCAGTGCCGACCCTGAACGGTACGAACTTCCGCGGAACGTCGGGATCAAGCTGAATGACAAGGATATTGCCCGCGCGAAAGAACTGCTCAACTATCAGTGGTTCCAGAAACCGGCCTGGCAGGAGGAAATTAAGCGGATGCTTGCCAGCGGACTGAAGTATGAACTGGACGCCCTCGCCAACAAAGACTTCCAGTATCTCACGAAGAAATATCTTCCGCGGAAACTGAAAGAGAAGGATTGGCTGGACTAG